The Candidatus Abyssobacteria bacterium SURF_5 genome contains a region encoding:
- a CDS encoding efflux RND transporter permease subunit: MNITNIAIQKRTTIFVLIAMILISGLYFYITLPRESTPDIPVPYIIVTTTYTGVSPADMENTVTVPIEKKLKGLHDVEEIRSVSAEGISTISIEFLPEVDIDDALQKVRDKVDQAQADLPEDADDPIITEVSFSDFPIMIVNVSGDVGLVRLKAVADELEERIEAVPGVLDASVIGGLEREIRIEPDPERLAAYEIPLGELLALIGSENENVAAGNIDLPEAKFQVRVPGEFQDPKEAQNLILMVRDGNPIYLTDVAQIRDTFKDSESYSRINGRESVAISIQKRTGENALRITKQIKHILSEDRSQVPHGIDLTVSMDESKYVLMMVSDLENNILSGLVLVLAIIFISMGLRNAFFVALAIPLSMLISFIVLRVFGMTLNNVVLFSLILALGMLVDNAIVIVENCYRHMQEGKGRLEAAREGTTEVALPVIVSTVTTLCAFLPMLFWPGIMGEFMSYLPKTLIITLSASLFVALVINPVFASRFMKVRKLRDVKRLKKEGGLLTYYSRFLNFSLDRPGMLLIICGLVLLATVVGYRKFGHGIQFFPDADPDRAMVYIRGPEGTSLNKSDEITRVIEQKLAKYEDIENYVANVGSRPGGFFGGGSSGSHVARISIDFKEAEDRRESSRWVLQQIRQDMKGIAGAEIQVEEERHGPPQDPPINIEISGEEFDVLAGISQDVKRHIQNVPGLVDLKDDYEQARPELRFQVDRQRAALLDVDTVTIANYVKAAVMGRKVGNFRQGEDEYDITVRLAPQDRDNLQKVLRLNVPGPRGEPIPLSSLARVDYAGGLGSITRIDQKRVITLDSEVEGRLPNDALADVKRILSSYQTPVGYGIAFTGQDTQQKEASDFLIKAFVVALFLILLVLITQFNSLILPSIIMVSVILSLAGVLIGLLVVGIPFGIVMTGIGVISLAGVVVNNAIVLIDYVQLLRARGLARRDALVQAGIVRLRPVLLTAVTTILGLIPMATGISFNFREFRLVLESESSQWWGPMAIAVIFGLAFATLLTLVVVPTMYELLDSLVERMRTKTSEPVEQVVDSN; this comes from the coding sequence ATGAACATCACGAATATTGCGATTCAAAAGCGCACGACGATTTTCGTGCTCATCGCGATGATCCTCATTTCCGGACTCTATTTCTACATCACCTTGCCGCGAGAATCCACGCCCGATATCCCCGTGCCCTACATCATTGTCACCACCACCTATACCGGTGTTTCCCCTGCCGATATGGAGAATACCGTCACCGTTCCGATCGAGAAAAAGCTGAAGGGACTGCACGACGTCGAGGAGATCCGGTCGGTCTCGGCGGAAGGCATTTCCACAATCAGTATCGAGTTCTTGCCGGAAGTTGACATAGACGACGCTTTGCAGAAGGTCCGGGATAAAGTCGACCAGGCCCAAGCGGATCTTCCCGAGGATGCGGATGATCCCATCATCACCGAGGTAAGTTTCTCCGACTTCCCCATCATGATCGTGAATGTCTCCGGCGACGTCGGCCTCGTACGTTTGAAAGCGGTCGCAGACGAACTCGAGGAGCGGATTGAAGCCGTTCCGGGCGTCCTTGATGCTTCGGTCATCGGCGGCCTCGAACGCGAAATTCGAATTGAGCCCGATCCCGAACGGCTTGCCGCCTATGAAATCCCGCTCGGTGAACTGCTTGCGCTCATCGGCTCGGAAAATGAGAACGTGGCCGCCGGAAACATCGATTTGCCCGAAGCCAAGTTCCAGGTGCGCGTGCCCGGCGAGTTCCAGGACCCAAAGGAAGCACAGAACCTCATCCTCATGGTGCGCGACGGCAACCCGATCTATCTGACGGACGTCGCGCAGATTCGGGACACCTTCAAGGACAGCGAAAGCTATTCACGAATCAATGGCCGTGAGAGCGTCGCGATCAGCATTCAAAAACGAACCGGCGAAAACGCGTTGCGGATAACGAAGCAGATCAAGCACATCCTGTCGGAGGACCGTAGTCAAGTCCCTCATGGAATCGATTTGACCGTATCCATGGACGAATCCAAATACGTTCTCATGATGGTGAGCGACCTCGAAAACAACATCCTGTCCGGCCTGGTGCTCGTGCTTGCGATCATTTTTATTTCCATGGGCCTGCGAAACGCATTTTTTGTCGCCCTGGCAATCCCTCTCTCGATGCTGATCTCCTTCATCGTCCTGCGAGTCTTCGGCATGACATTGAACAACGTCGTCCTGTTTAGCCTTATCCTCGCGCTCGGTATGCTGGTTGATAATGCCATCGTTATCGTCGAGAACTGTTACCGGCACATGCAGGAAGGAAAGGGGAGACTGGAGGCCGCCCGCGAGGGAACCACCGAGGTGGCGCTGCCCGTAATCGTATCGACGGTAACCACCTTGTGCGCCTTCTTGCCGATGCTGTTCTGGCCCGGCATCATGGGCGAATTCATGAGCTACTTGCCGAAGACCTTGATCATCACGCTCTCGGCCTCCCTGTTCGTCGCGCTGGTCATCAATCCCGTTTTCGCGTCCCGTTTCATGAAAGTGCGCAAGCTGCGCGACGTCAAGCGCCTGAAAAAAGAGGGCGGTTTGCTCACGTATTACAGCCGGTTCTTGAATTTTTCGCTCGATCGGCCGGGAATGCTGCTGATTATCTGCGGACTCGTGCTTCTGGCCACCGTTGTCGGATACCGCAAATTCGGACACGGCATCCAGTTCTTTCCTGATGCCGACCCCGATCGAGCAATGGTGTATATCCGCGGGCCGGAAGGAACCAGCCTGAATAAGAGCGACGAGATTACGCGCGTTATCGAACAAAAGCTCGCGAAGTACGAAGACATCGAGAACTACGTTGCAAATGTCGGCTCGCGTCCCGGCGGATTCTTCGGCGGAGGCTCCTCGGGCTCCCATGTCGCCCGGATCTCTATTGATTTCAAAGAGGCGGAGGATCGACGGGAATCATCTCGATGGGTGCTTCAACAGATTCGTCAGGACATGAAAGGAATAGCCGGCGCCGAAATCCAAGTGGAGGAGGAACGGCACGGCCCACCGCAGGACCCCCCGATCAACATTGAGATTTCGGGCGAGGAATTTGACGTTCTGGCCGGTATCTCCCAGGACGTCAAACGACACATCCAAAACGTACCGGGGCTGGTGGACCTGAAAGACGACTACGAGCAGGCACGTCCCGAGCTGCGCTTCCAGGTGGATCGACAAAGGGCCGCGCTGCTCGATGTGGATACCGTCACAATAGCCAACTATGTGAAGGCGGCGGTCATGGGACGCAAAGTCGGCAATTTCCGCCAGGGTGAGGACGAGTATGATATCACTGTCAGATTGGCGCCACAGGATCGCGATAATCTCCAGAAAGTGCTCCGCCTCAATGTGCCCGGCCCTCGCGGCGAACCGATCCCTCTTTCCTCGCTCGCTCGCGTTGATTATGCCGGCGGCCTCGGCTCCATCACCCGGATCGATCAAAAACGGGTGATTACGCTGGACTCCGAGGTCGAGGGCAGGCTCCCGAATGACGCGCTGGCCGACGTCAAACGCATTCTTTCCAGCTATCAGACGCCGGTCGGCTACGGCATCGCCTTCACGGGGCAGGACACACAGCAGAAGGAGGCAAGCGATTTTCTTATCAAGGCGTTCGTAGTTGCGCTGTTCCTCATTCTGCTCGTGCTCATCACGCAGTTCAATTCGCTCATCCTGCCGTCCATCATCATGGTCTCGGTCATTCTTTCCCTTGCCGGTGTCTTGATCGGTTTGTTGGTCGTGGGAATACCCTTCGGGATTGTGATGACCGGCATCGGCGTGATCAGCCTTGCGGGTGTTGTGGTAAATAACGCCATCGTCCTCATTGACTACGTGCAATTGCTGCGGGCCAGAGGTCTTGCGCGACGGGACGCGCTCGTGCAGGCGGGAATCGTGCGCCTTCGACCCGTGCTGCTCACGGCCGTCACAACTATTCTTGGACTGATCCCCATGGCGACCGGAATCAGCTTCAATTTCCGAGAGTTTCGCCTCGTTCTCGAAAGCGAGAGCAGCCAGTGGTGGGGGCCCATGGCTATCGCGGTCATCTTCGGACTCGCCTTCGCCACCCTCCTTACGCTGGTGGTCGTGCCAACCATGTATGAATTGCTCGACTCGCTTGTTGAAAGGATGCGAACGAAAACAAGTGAACCTGTTGAGCAGGTTGTCGATTCAAACTGA
- a CDS encoding hydrogenase maturation protease has product MVWKDDIIFARIVLSRLADFMGYSTALIVGVGNDLLSDDGLGRHVVHRLRESGLPDGASVLDCGSDFLSVLGAYLEECRIIIVDAIQLGAVPGTVHCIREQDLSAFCSGSRSAHRLSPVNWAVLLKAVGSVGAEFIFVGIEPAITTAGRELSPQVEAAIPELLDHIRGLVSGSQEIVS; this is encoded by the coding sequence ATGGTATGGAAAGATGACATTATTTTCGCAAGGATTGTTTTGTCGCGGCTTGCTGATTTTATGGGATATTCAACGGCACTCATAGTCGGTGTTGGGAACGACTTACTCAGTGATGACGGGCTGGGGAGGCACGTTGTGCATCGGCTGAGGGAGTCGGGCCTCCCTGACGGAGCATCGGTTCTGGACTGTGGCTCGGACTTTCTTTCTGTGTTGGGGGCATATTTAGAAGAATGCCGGATCATTATCGTTGACGCCATTCAACTTGGGGCTGTTCCCGGAACTGTGCACTGCATACGAGAGCAAGACCTGAGTGCTTTTTGCAGCGGATCCCGTTCAGCCCACCGGCTGTCGCCGGTCAATTGGGCCGTGTTGTTGAAGGCGGTCGGATCTGTGGGGGCGGAGTTCATATTTGTGGGGATTGAACCAGCGATCACAACGGCCGGCCGGGAGTTGTCGCCGCAGGTGGAAGCGGCAATTCCTGAACTCCTTGATCATATCAGGGGATTGGTTTCAGGGTCGCAAGAGATTGTTTCGTAG
- a CDS encoding peptidylprolyl isomerase yields the protein MNKAKEGDKVRVHYTGKLDDGTVFDSSADREPLEFTIGEEQVIPGFEQAVIGMEPGETKTAAVSPDRAYGPYREEMIVEVDRSQFPDDLEPEVDQRLQMRRADGHSIVVRVADVSAESVLLDANHPLAGKDLIFDIELVEIG from the coding sequence ATGAACAAAGCAAAGGAAGGGGATAAAGTCCGAGTTCATTACACCGGCAAACTGGACGACGGGACAGTCTTTGATAGCTCCGCCGACCGCGAGCCGCTGGAATTTACGATTGGTGAAGAGCAGGTGATTCCCGGTTTTGAACAGGCGGTAATCGGCATGGAGCCGGGGGAAACTAAAACTGCAGCCGTTTCTCCCGACAGAGCCTACGGTCCGTATCGCGAGGAAATGATCGTTGAAGTCGATCGGAGCCAGTTCCCCGACGACCTTGAGCCGGAGGTGGACCAGCGCTTGCAGATGCGACGAGCCGACGGACATTCCATCGTCGTCCGCGTCGCCGACGTGTCGGCCGAAAGCGTTCTTCTCGACGCGAATCACCCGCTGGCCGGCAAGGACCTCATTTTCGACATTGAGCTCGTGGAAATCGGATAA
- the hypF gene encoding carbamoyltransferase HypF: protein MRTVSKTDAVVRKKILVTGVVQGVGFRPFVFRKAREHRVGGFVTNTRTGVLIEAEGGERDVRAFVSDVTTRPPLHASIVSASVIDTEPRHAESFQILRSEDCGAPDLSIAPDSAVCADCVNEVFDPADRRYRYPFNGCIHCGPRYSLAESAPFDREATSMRVFKMCGACRNEYKDTESRRFHSQINSCPSCGPHIRMVDISGRVLDSADVIAEAIMFLKEGRIVAVKGLGGFHLAANAQDEEAVKRLRLRKQRPRKPFALMSAVTEDVLSYAEVSDAEKAALSSPASPIVLLRRKPVGVIADGVAPGLDSLGVMLAYTPLHHLLLRDAFPALVMTSANRLGEPLIYRNEEALSELAGIADLVLLHDRDIVRRCDDSIVRFAGSLPILLRRSRGFVPRPIMLESSTATVSAYGAHKKNTVCVTRGNAAHVSRYIGDLDYCETRNSSTEMLEGMQHELGIETSAAACDLHAELGSSQLALERARGRLHRVQHHHAHAVSSIAENHLLGTEVLAVVFDGAGLGEDGSIWGSEFLAVRASNYRRLGHMKYILMPGGEAAVREPYRMAFSYLHEIFKENAVETATKLFPQVGRDKISFLLSIINNKEYAASTCGMGRLFDAVGALLRLCTVSTYEGEGPTYLEAIAAKGVTDSYAFQIHCCRPILVDPAPVIAAIVSDIFEGRPKEIISACFHNAVCEMTADVCGQIREETHLNAVVLTGGVFQNGYVLEHVVKRLGSAGFSVYFHRYLPPNDECISLGQAIVANERGRDVPCSSGARNRG from the coding sequence ATGCGGACCGTTTCAAAAACGGATGCCGTCGTGCGCAAGAAGATCCTGGTAACCGGGGTCGTTCAGGGGGTGGGGTTTCGCCCGTTTGTCTTCCGGAAAGCGCGCGAGCACAGGGTGGGTGGGTTTGTCACAAATACTCGGACCGGCGTTTTGATTGAAGCCGAGGGCGGCGAACGGGATGTTCGCGCCTTTGTCAGTGATGTCACTACCCGCCCGCCGCTCCATGCGAGCATAGTTTCGGCCTCGGTCATTGATACTGAGCCTCGTCACGCGGAAAGTTTTCAGATACTGAGGAGCGAGGATTGTGGAGCGCCCGATTTGAGTATTGCGCCGGATAGCGCAGTGTGTGCTGATTGCGTCAACGAAGTATTTGATCCTGCCGACAGGCGGTATCGGTATCCGTTCAACGGCTGCATTCACTGCGGTCCGCGCTATTCGCTTGCCGAATCCGCGCCGTTCGATCGCGAGGCGACCTCGATGAGAGTTTTCAAGATGTGTGGCGCATGCAGGAATGAATATAAGGATACCGAGAGCAGGCGCTTTCATTCCCAGATCAACAGTTGTCCTTCCTGCGGCCCACATATCAGGATGGTTGATATCAGCGGCCGAGTTCTCGATAGCGCGGATGTGATTGCGGAAGCAATCATGTTTCTGAAAGAAGGCCGGATAGTTGCGGTAAAAGGACTGGGCGGATTTCATTTGGCGGCAAATGCGCAGGATGAGGAAGCCGTTAAGCGGCTCCGGCTGCGGAAACAGCGACCGCGGAAACCATTTGCCCTGATGTCGGCTGTGACAGAAGATGTTCTTTCGTACGCCGAGGTATCTGACGCCGAAAAGGCCGCTCTCTCTTCCCCGGCGTCCCCGATTGTTCTTCTCCGGAGGAAGCCTGTTGGAGTAATCGCCGACGGGGTCGCGCCCGGTCTCGACAGCCTTGGAGTCATGCTGGCATATACTCCGTTGCATCATCTTTTGCTGCGCGATGCTTTCCCGGCCCTGGTGATGACCAGCGCGAACAGGCTCGGCGAGCCCCTTATTTATCGAAATGAGGAAGCGCTTTCCGAGTTGGCTGGAATAGCGGATCTGGTGCTGTTGCATGATCGAGATATTGTCAGAAGATGCGACGACTCAATCGTGCGGTTTGCCGGTTCTCTCCCGATTCTGCTCCGCCGATCGCGCGGCTTTGTTCCCCGCCCTATTATGTTGGAGAGCTCAACTGCGACTGTTTCTGCGTATGGCGCACATAAAAAAAACACTGTCTGCGTGACGAGAGGGAATGCGGCGCATGTGAGCCGCTACATTGGGGACCTGGACTACTGTGAGACACGGAACAGCAGCACAGAGATGCTTGAAGGGATGCAGCATGAACTTGGAATTGAGACCAGTGCGGCTGCCTGCGATCTGCATGCTGAACTTGGCTCGTCACAACTTGCCCTCGAGCGAGCGAGGGGGCGACTGCACCGGGTGCAGCATCATCACGCACATGCCGTCAGTTCCATAGCGGAGAATCACCTGCTTGGCACGGAGGTACTTGCAGTTGTTTTCGACGGTGCGGGGCTGGGTGAGGACGGGAGCATATGGGGCAGTGAATTTCTTGCAGTGCGCGCTTCCAATTATCGCCGGCTCGGCCACATGAAATATATCCTGATGCCGGGGGGTGAAGCGGCCGTACGCGAGCCATATCGAATGGCTTTCTCATACCTGCACGAGATTTTTAAGGAAAATGCTGTCGAGACCGCGACGAAACTATTCCCGCAAGTGGGTCGCGATAAAATATCCTTTCTCCTGAGCATCATCAACAATAAAGAATACGCCGCCTCGACGTGCGGGATGGGCAGGTTGTTCGATGCGGTTGGCGCATTGTTGCGACTCTGTACGGTCTCCACGTATGAAGGCGAAGGCCCGACGTATTTGGAAGCGATTGCGGCGAAGGGGGTAACAGATTCGTATGCTTTTCAGATACATTGTTGTCGGCCGATCCTTGTCGATCCGGCGCCCGTCATCGCCGCGATTGTAAGCGACATTTTCGAGGGGCGGCCGAAAGAGATCATTTCAGCCTGTTTTCATAACGCCGTCTGTGAAATGACCGCGGATGTGTGCGGCCAGATCAGAGAAGAAACACATCTGAATGCGGTGGTACTGACGGGCGGCGTCTTTCAAAACGGATACGTACTCGAACACGTTGTGAAACGACTTGGCTCAGCCGGTTTTTCAGTCTATTTTCATCGATACCTACCTCCGAACGATGAATGCATTTCTCTTGGGCAAGCGATTGTGGCAAATGAGAGGGGACGTGATGTGCCTTGCAGTTCCGGCGCGCGTAATAGAGGTTGA
- the hypD gene encoding hydrogenase formation protein HypD: MLNDPRAAVRLVREIEGIALRLAPRRVTLMEVCGTHTAVIVKSGLRRLLPKNIQLVSGPGCPVCVTPPGLIDAAITLAGRPRVILVTFGDMLRVPGGGGSLEAARAGGADVRVIYSPTELFALARENRSSRIVFFSAGFETTAPSVAWTLMQAERSGIENLFVIAANKLLPPALEVLAQAPDLRIDGFICPGHVSAIIGASAFEAVARTHHVPAVVSGFEPVDILLAVLMLLRQVQAAKALVEIAYMRAVTFGGNRRAQVIIRTVFKRVDSEWRGFSLIPDSGLGFTKGYARFDAVMEAGMAVESGRPAPGCMCGEILRGVKSPEECGLFGTTCTPETPIGPCIVSSEGTCAAHYNQKTAGIDDF, from the coding sequence ATGCTGAATGACCCGAGGGCGGCGGTGCGCCTCGTCCGGGAGATCGAAGGAATCGCGCTCCGCCTGGCTCCCCGGCGTGTAACCCTGATGGAGGTTTGCGGCACGCATACGGCTGTGATCGTGAAAAGCGGGTTGCGGAGGCTGCTGCCGAAAAATATCCAATTGGTTTCCGGTCCCGGTTGTCCTGTCTGTGTGACGCCGCCCGGCCTTATTGACGCTGCAATCACTCTTGCAGGCCGTCCGCGGGTCATCCTCGTCACTTTTGGCGATATGCTTCGTGTTCCGGGCGGCGGGGGTTCACTCGAAGCGGCACGGGCGGGGGGCGCCGATGTTCGGGTGATCTACTCCCCCACCGAATTATTTGCCCTTGCACGGGAGAATCGAAGCAGCCGGATTGTGTTTTTTTCAGCAGGCTTTGAGACCACGGCTCCGTCGGTCGCATGGACACTTATGCAGGCCGAACGGAGCGGCATTGAGAACCTGTTTGTGATTGCAGCGAACAAACTTCTTCCGCCGGCGCTCGAGGTGCTGGCGCAAGCGCCAGACCTGAGGATTGACGGTTTCATATGCCCGGGACACGTGAGCGCGATCATAGGCGCCTCTGCCTTCGAGGCGGTTGCGCGAACACATCATGTGCCGGCGGTGGTTTCCGGTTTTGAGCCGGTCGATATTCTTCTTGCCGTTTTGATGCTGCTTCGCCAGGTACAGGCGGCCAAGGCACTGGTGGAGATAGCGTATATGCGAGCGGTGACTTTTGGCGGGAACCGGCGGGCGCAGGTCATCATACGCACGGTATTCAAGCGAGTTGACAGCGAATGGCGCGGATTCAGCCTGATTCCGGACAGCGGTCTCGGGTTTACTAAAGGGTATGCCAGGTTTGATGCCGTAATGGAAGCAGGCATGGCTGTGGAGTCAGGTCGGCCTGCACCAGGTTGTATGTGTGGCGAAATCCTTCGCGGAGTCAAGTCTCCCGAAGAATGCGGCTTATTCGGCACAACGTGTACACCGGAAACTCCCATCGGTCCATGCATTGTCTCGTCAGAAGGGACATGCGCCGCACATTATAACCAGAAGACGGCGGGCAT
- a CDS encoding HypC/HybG/HupF family hydrogenase formation chaperone, which produces MCLAVPARVIEVEGDYARVDIDGIRMRICVALVDDLAVGEYVLVHTGFAIHKLDLDKAIKTLELLRRMVNDHENAE; this is translated from the coding sequence ATGTGCCTTGCAGTTCCGGCGCGCGTAATAGAGGTTGAGGGTGATTACGCCAGGGTGGATATCGACGGGATCCGGATGCGGATTTGCGTCGCGCTGGTTGACGATTTGGCCGTCGGAGAATACGTTCTTGTGCATACCGGTTTTGCTATCCATAAACTTGATCTCGATAAAGCAATAAAGACGTTGGAACTTTTGCGGCGGATGGTGAATGATCACGAGAATGCTGAATGA
- a CDS encoding TetR/AcrR family transcriptional regulator: MREIAEAAGVTKPVIYYYFKNKEQLCHHLISSGLEEFRQSIQRVCLEPSDDVLEQVVRMVQVHFDFCKSHLEFMRFIYAINFGPDRKKITYNFYDYSMSIFDMQVSLMRRMSQARLLKNGKEEAAVYYLRGIISTFAMMYLDGRHPLNSNLAKNIVVDLVGGLGASGSRIR; the protein is encoded by the coding sequence ATGCGGGAAATCGCGGAGGCCGCCGGCGTTACTAAACCGGTTATCTATTATTATTTCAAAAATAAAGAACAGTTGTGCCATCATTTGATCAGTTCGGGGTTGGAAGAGTTTCGTCAGAGCATACAGCGCGTGTGCTTGGAACCCTCGGATGATGTGCTTGAACAGGTTGTGCGAATGGTGCAGGTCCATTTTGACTTCTGCAAGTCGCACCTCGAATTCATGCGGTTCATCTATGCAATCAATTTCGGACCCGATAGAAAGAAGATCACGTACAATTTTTACGATTACAGCATGAGCATTTTCGATATGCAGGTTTCCCTGATGCGGCGAATGTCCCAGGCGCGCCTGCTGAAAAATGGAAAAGAAGAAGCGGCGGTCTATTACCTTCGAGGGATCATCAGTACCTTCGCCATGATGTATCTTGATGGAAGACATCCGCTGAATTCGAACTTGGCAAAAAATATTGTGGTGGATCTGGTCGGCGGTCTTGGAGCATCCGGATCCCGGATTCGGTGA
- a CDS encoding efflux RND transporter periplasmic adaptor subunit, which yields MQMFKKQLIPGIVIIFLIALVAALFLLPGATRSIEQPPEERVADVRVMELNPDDLLDVIDLPATVEPFVSTEVPAEVSGRIDWIGPAEGSIISKGAPIIRIDQRTYQAELNEARASYDLAMNNHKRMQRLYEEGIVSKDKMDEFKTSVATSVARLDMAKVQLEKASINSPIAGVLNDVYFDVGEYVRQGDKVAEIVVIDPVKVLVRIPEKDIPYIKKDERVDVVFKMNGLEDRRGTINYLSVVGNAATRTYDVEITVPNPSHEILPSMIARVRVVKQHIPNAITVPLFSVIPRGDYKAVFVENDGRAEERQVELGILAGNSVQILSGLQPHERLIVEGHRELTDGEKIRVVGVAEEVS from the coding sequence ATGCAGATGTTCAAGAAACAATTGATTCCAGGAATAGTCATAATATTTCTGATCGCGCTGGTCGCGGCATTGTTCCTCCTCCCGGGAGCGACGCGTTCCATCGAGCAGCCGCCGGAGGAGCGCGTTGCCGACGTGAGGGTCATGGAGCTGAACCCCGATGACCTCCTCGACGTGATCGATCTGCCGGCTACTGTCGAGCCGTTCGTCTCTACCGAGGTGCCAGCCGAAGTGAGCGGTCGGATTGACTGGATCGGCCCGGCGGAAGGGTCAATTATCTCGAAGGGCGCTCCAATTATCCGTATTGACCAGAGGACCTATCAGGCCGAACTTAATGAGGCGCGGGCCTCTTATGATTTGGCAATGAACAATCACAAGCGAATGCAGAGGTTGTACGAAGAAGGAATCGTCAGCAAGGACAAAATGGACGAGTTTAAGACTTCGGTCGCCACGAGCGTAGCAAGACTTGACATGGCCAAAGTACAACTCGAAAAGGCAAGCATCAATTCGCCCATCGCCGGTGTCCTCAACGATGTTTACTTCGACGTCGGAGAATACGTGCGGCAGGGAGATAAGGTCGCAGAAATCGTTGTCATCGACCCTGTAAAGGTGCTTGTCAGGATTCCCGAAAAAGATATCCCTTATATCAAGAAGGACGAACGAGTTGACGTTGTCTTCAAAATGAACGGTTTGGAAGACCGGAGAGGCACCATCAATTACCTGAGCGTCGTCGGCAATGCCGCAACGCGTACATATGATGTTGAAATCACCGTCCCCAATCCTTCGCACGAGATTCTACCGTCCATGATCGCGCGTGTTCGCGTCGTTAAACAGCATATCCCGAACGCGATCACTGTGCCGCTGTTCTCTGTGATTCCGCGAGGTGACTATAAAGCGGTGTTCGTCGAGAATGACGGACGAGCCGAGGAGCGCCAGGTCGAACTGGGAATCCTCGCCGGAAACAGCGTCCAGATTCTCAGCGGGCTGCAACCCCATGAAAGGTTGATTGTGGAGGGCCATCGCGAACTTACGGACGGCGAAAAGATTCGCGTAGTGGGGGTGGCGGAAGAAGTCTCATGA